The following coding sequences are from one Aethina tumida isolate Nest 87 chromosome 2, icAetTumi1.1, whole genome shotgun sequence window:
- the LOC109596249 gene encoding phospholipase A2-like yields MFKYIIFIYSSYVVSVQCYKIVWDNSVDFDFNNFDDSNRLGEVRMPNWFFIYPGTKWCGAGNIADNNSDLGLHRDTDKCCRTHDMCPDIIGGHQTKYNLTNPSFYTRLNCDCDKEFYKCLKSVNSRVSTQIGHIYFTALGTQCYENQYPVQECSKYTYFPKRKCVQYEYNKEAKKVYQWFDVPNF; encoded by the exons atgtttaaatacataatttttatatatagttcTTATGTGGTATCAGTGCAATGTTACAAAATTGTCTGGGACAATTCAGTTGATTTCGACTTTAATAACTTCGACGATTCCAATAGATTGGGGGAAGTTAGAATGCCCAattggttttttatttatccag GAACAAAGTGGTGTGGAGCTGGAAACATTGCGGACAACAACAGTGATCTTGGACTGCACAGGGACACCGACAAGTGCTGCAGGACTCACGACATGTGCCCCGACATAATAGGGGGCCATCAAACTAAATACAACCTGACAAACCCTTCTTTTTACACGAG ATTAAACTGCGATTGCGACAAGGAGTTTTACAAGTGCTTAAAATCCGTCAACTCAAGAGTATCAACGCAAATCGGGCACATCTACTTTACAGCTTTGGGCACCCAGTGCTATGAGAATCAATATCCAGTACAGGAGTGCAGTAAATACACTTATTTCCC GAAACGGAAATGTGTCCAATACGAATACAACAAGGAAGCCAAAAAAGTGTATCAGTGGTTCGACGTACCCaacttttaa
- the LOC109596274 gene encoding protein HBS1 → MSRHRDIRNMDYSEDYDGYDDVYGHSVDDDYYISPSNRQFLYNRENSRGENIQEEDEREAEMTDIEKAKLESCIDQINEMLGSTTIPRNELVNVIVKFNYNTERCLDALLEQQNKEPERKEKVLAQQRTTVIAADADRSVKVITPQNPVNVTKGFDLTAKPSDLTKIQVTQVTSRSQSPASGRATPVNTEAEEVRTMRRENKPDPDVLYKKERGDGKEHLYMVVVGHVDAGKSTLMGRLLCDLGQVNQKVMHKYEQESRKLGKQSFMYAWVLDETGEERDRGITMDVGRSQFDTKSKTIILLDAPGHKDFIPNMISGAAQADVALMVIDATRGEFESGFDFGGQTREHALLVRSLGVSQLAVAINKLDTVSWSHERFDEIVKKLKSFLKQVGFKENDVTFVPCSGLTGQNLISKPTENELLVWYNGPCLLDVIENFRSPQRPINKPFRLSVNDIFKGTGSAFCVSGRVETGTLNVGDKVLVCPNREPAVVKSLAIEEASQTVVFAGDQATVSLSGIEMQNVSVGNILCDPQRPVPVAARFEARIVVFNVQVPITKGFSVVLHHQSLVEPVVICKLISQLNKSTGEILKKHPRFLGNNTSALVEIQVSRPIALELYSECKELGRIMLRQGGVTIAAGLITKIIL, encoded by the exons ATGTCACGACACAGAGATATTAGAAACATGGACTATTCAGAAG ACTACGATGGATATGACGACGTATATGGACATTCCGTTGATGATGACTATTATATATCTCCAAGCAATCGACAATTCTTATACAACAGAGAGAACAGCAGAGGTGAAAACATACAAGAGGAGGACGAAAGGGAGGCCGAAATGACTGATATTGAAAAAGCAAAGCTTGAATCATGCATAgatcaaataaatgaaatgttgGGATCCACAACCATTCCTAGAAATGAATTGGTTAACGTGATTGTTAAGTTCAATTACAACACTGAAAGATGTTTAGATGCGCTGTtagaacaacaaaataaagaacCAGAACGGAAAGAAAAAG TGTTGGCGCAGCAACGCACCACCGTGATAGCCGCAGACGCCGACagatcggtgaaggtgatcaCGCCCCAGAACCCGGTCAACGTGACCAAGGGCTTCGACCTGACAGCCAAGCCGTCCGACCTGACCAAAATCCAGGTCACCCAGGTGACCTCCAGGTCCCAGTCGCCGGCGTCGGGACGCGCCACCCCGGTGAACACCGAGGCCGAGGAGGTCAGGACGATGCGCAGGGAGAACAAGCCGGATCCTGATGTGCTGTACAAAAAGGAGAGGGGCGATGGCAAGGAGCATCTGTACATGGTGGTGGTGGGGCATGTGGACGCGGGGAAGTCCACCCTGATGGGTCGATTGTTGTGCGACCTGGGACAA GTGAACCAAAAAGTGATGCACAAATATGAACAAGAGAGCAGAAAACTGGGCAAGCAAAGCTTCATGTACGCCTGGGTCTTGGACGAGACTGGCGAGGAACGAGACAGGGGGATCACCATGGACGTTGGACGTTCCCAGTTTGACACCAAGAGCAAAACC ATAATTTTACTAGACGCTCCGGGACACAAAGACTTCATACCCAACATGATATCAGGAGCTGCTCAGGCTGATGTCGCTTTAATGGTGATCGACGCCACTCGAGGGGAATTTGAGTCTGGCTTCGATTTTGGTGGTCAAACGAGGGAGCATGCCCTACTGGTCAGATCGTTGGGGGTTTCGCAGTTGGCCGTTGCCATTAACAAGCTGGACACAGTGTCTTGGTCGCATGAACGGTTCGacgaaatagtaaaaaaactgAAGTCATTTCTAAAGCAGGTCGGTTTTAAGGAAAACGACGTGACGTTTGTACCTTGCAGCGGCCTTACAGGCCAAAATCTTATCTCAAAACCAACAGAGAATGAACTGTTGGTCTGGTACAATGGACCTTGTTTACTGGATGTCATAG aaaacTTTAGGTCCCCCCAACGTCCCATCAACAAGCCCTTCAGGTTGTCTGTTAACGACATATTCAag GGCACCGGTTCAGCATTTTGCGTCTCTGGCCGAGTCGAAACTGGCACCTTGAACGTCGGAGATAAGGTGTTGGTGTGTCCAAACCGTGAGCCAGCAGTTGTCAAATCTCTAGCCATTGAGGAAGCCTCCCAAACTGTAGTCTTTGCAG GCGATCAAGCTACAGTGAGTTTATCTGGGATCGAGATGCAAAATGTCTCTGTTGGAAACATACTGTGTGACCCCCAAAGGCCCGTGCCGGTGGCTGCGAGATTTGAGGCGAGGATTGTCGTTTTTAATGTGCAAGTTCCAATCACAAAAGGATTTTCT GTTGTCCTCCATCATCAGTCTTTGGTTGAACCCGTGGTTATTTGTAAGTTAATTTCTCAGCTGAACAAAAGCACAGGTGAAATCCTGAAGAAGCATCCAAGATTTCTGGGTAACAATACCAGTGCCCTGGTAGAAATACAAGTTTCACGTCCGATTGCTTTGGAATTGTACAGTGAATGCAAGGAATTGGGAAGGATCATGCTGAGGCAAGGTGGCGTGACAATTGCCGCAGgacttattacaaaaattattttgtaa
- the LOC109596244 gene encoding pyruvate dehydrogenase phosphatase regulatory subunit, mitochondrial, which produces MLPINRVLRKSRFPYRYISNALDTPEEAETINHVSPPSEARVVICGGGAMGASVAYHLGKLGWGPNTVLIEQNRIGGGTTWHSSGLIGVFKPSYSQVQLTKSSVNLYKELESKGLSTGWKQCGSLNLARTRDRMTVFRRMQAQSTPWQIECEILTPRQCKEKCPLLNVDDLLGGLWIPGDGVGDPYEVCSTIVNEAKNMGVQVIENCTVQKVNQKDGWISSVETTLGKIQCEYFVNCAGFWAREVGQMSEPYVKVPLHAVEHYYLHTKPIPGLDPLTPVVRDQDGHIYFRENKGRILAGGFEPVAKPVFEDGKIPLNSKHRTLPEDWDHFHVLLEQLLHRVPNIGDSYFDRLCNGPEAFSPDCKWIVGEAPEINNYLVAAGMKTVGISAAGGVGKATAELIVNGETDFDMYELEISRFLGLHNNRKFLRDRVKEVPCMHYGINYPYHEFQTGRNLRMSPVYPKLREAGAVFGQVMGYERPTWFDPEGLQALMSRMHDEDEDNVDWSIPYQIASTNTFGKPPWFDHVAKEYEACREGVGISDYSSFTKIDLWSKGNEVVDALQFICSNDVDVPVGSIIHTGMQNKYGGYENDCSLARLSENHYMMIAPTIQQTRCKVWLKKHLPNTVTLSDVTSMFTALCIMGPFTRLLLSELTDTDLNPKNFPFFTYKTLDIGLANGIRTMNLTHTGELGYVMYIPNEFALHVYTSLIQAGEKYNITHAGYYATRALRVEKFYAFWGQDLDTRTTPLECGRVWRVKFDKEVDFIGRDALMKQKEEGIKRMYIQLILDDHCHETDLWPWGGEPIYRNGKHVGTCTTTGYGYTFKKQVCLGFVENTNEEGVKQKVTNEYILDGDYEVDIAGIRYHAKANIHSPILPTKYPDQERDVYQATRGKNDEKLEAQQIVKSV; this is translated from the exons ATGTTACCGATCAACAGAGTGCTGCGAAAATCCCGATTCCCCTACAGGTACATCTCCAACGCCCTCGACACTCCAGAGGAGGCCGAGACGATAAATCATGTGTCGCCGCCGAGCGAAGCCCGGGTCGTCATTTGTGGAGGAGGCGCCATGGGGGCCTCAGTGGCCTATCATCTTGGAAAGTTGGGTTGGGGTCCCAACACCGTTCTTATAGAACAGAACAG AATTGGTGGTGGAACAACTTGGCATTCCTCTGGCCTGATTGGAGTGTTCAAGCCTAGTTACTCTCAAGTCCAATTAACTAAGTCCAgtgttaatttatacaaagaaTTGGAGAGCAAAGGTCTGTCAACTGGTTGGAAGCAATGTGGAAGCTTAAACTTGGCCCGCACGAGGGACAGGATGACCGTCTTCCGAAGGATGCAGGCACAATCGAC TCCATGGCAAATCGAATGTGAAATATTGACTCCGCGTCAATGCAAAGAAAAGTGTCCTCTGTTAAACGTGGATGATCTTCTGGGAGGTTTGTGGATTCCTGGTGATGGTGTAGGTGACCCTTATGAAGTCTGTAGTACTATCGTAAACGAAGCTAAAAATATGG GCGTACAAGTAATCGAAAACTGCACCGTTCAAAAGGTCAATCAAAAGGACGGCTGGATCAGCAGCGTGGAAACGACGTTGGGCAAAATCCAGTGCGAATATTTTGTGAACTGTGCCGGTTTTTGGGCGAGGGAAGTGGGCCAGATGTCCGAACCGTACGTTAAAGTTCCCTTGCACGCTGTCGAACACTATTATTTGCACACCAAACCAATCCCGGGATTAGATCCACTGACACCAG tcgtCCGAGATCAGGATGGCCACATCTACTTCCGTGAAAACAAGGGACGCATTTTAGCTGGTGGCTTTGAACCAGTTGCTAAGCCCGTTTTCGAAGACGGAAAAATTCCTT TGAACAGTAAGCATCGTACGTTGCCGGAAGATTGGGATCACTTCCACGTATTGCTTGAGCAACTGCTGCACCGAGTCCCGAACATTGGTGACTCATATTTCGATAGATTGTGCAACGGACCGGAGGCTTTCAGTCCTGACTGCAAGTGGATTGTCGGAGAAGCGCCGGAG ATCAATAACTACTTGGTGGCGGCCGGCATGAAAACTGTCGGCATATCCGCAGCTGGTGGCGTTGGCAAGGCTACTGCAGAACTGATCGTTAATGGAGAGACTGACTTTGACATGTACGAGCTGGAAATTTCTAGGTTCTTAG GTTTACATAACAATAGAAAGTTCCTGAGAGACCGGGTCAAGGAGGTGCCCTGCATGCACTACGGCATCAACTACCCGTACCACGAGTTCCAAACCGGTAGGAACTTGAGGATGTCACCGGTGTATCCTAAGCTAAGGGAGGCGGGAGCAGTTTTCGGGCAAGTTATGGGCTATGAACGTCCCACGTGGTTCGATCCTGAGGGTTTACAAG ctttGATGAGTAGGATGCACGATGAAGATGAGGACAACGTGGATTGGTCAATACCTTACCAAATAGCTAGCACCAACACTTTCGGCAAACCTCCTTGGTTCGACCACGTTGCCAAGGAATACGAGGCTTGTAGGGAAGGAGTTGGCATTAGTGACTATTCGTCTTTTACCAAAATAGATCTATGG TCTAAAGGCAACGAAGTCGTGGATGCCCTGCAATTCATCTGCTCCAACGACGTGGATGTACCTGTAGGAAGCATCATACACACCGGCATGCAAAACAAATACGGCGGCTACGAAAACGATTGTTCCTTAGCCAGACTGTCAGAAAACCA TTACATGATGATTGCGCCAACCATCCAACAAACAAGGTGCAAAGTCTGGCTCAAAAAACACTTACCGAATACGGTCACCTTGTCGGACGTCACCAGCATGTTCACTGCGTTGTGCATTATGGGGCCGTTCACGCGGTTATTGCTGTCGGAATTGACGGACACCGATTTAAATCCGAAGAACTTTCCCTTTTTTACGTACAAAACTTTGGACATTGGTCTCGCCAATGGTATAAGGACGATGAATCTTACGCACACCGGAGAACTGGGATATGTAATGTATATTCCTAATGAG TTTGCCCTCCACGTCTACACATCCCTGATCCAAGCTGGAGAAAAGTACAACATAACCCACGCCGGTTACTACGCAACGAGGGCACTCCGAGTCGAAAAGTTCTACGCCTTCTGGGGCCAAGATTTGGACACCAGGACGACACCGTTGGAGTGTGGCAGAGTGTGGCGTGTTAAATTCGAC AAAGAAGTGGATTTCATCGGAAGGGACGCTTTGATGAAGCAGAAAGAGGAGGGAATTAAGAGGATGTACATACAACTGATTCTCGACGATCATTGTCACGAGACGGACTTGTGGCCCTGGGGCGGCGAGCCGATTTATAGGAACGGCAAGCATGTTGGAACATGCACTACCACGGGATACGGGTATACCTTTAAGAAACAA GTATGCTTAGGTTTTGTAGAAAACACCAACGAGGAAGGCGTGAAGCAAAAGGTGACGAACGAATATATCCTTGATGGCGACTACGAAGTAGATATTGCTGGAATAcg CTACCACGCCAAAGCCAACATACATTCTCCAATACTTCCGACGAAATATCCGGATCAAGAACGGGACGTTTATCAAGCTACAAGAGGAAAGAACGACGAAAAACTAGAAGCTCaacaaattgttaaatctGTCTAA
- the LOC109596267 gene encoding lysozyme X, giving the protein MLKLAVLAVLVACAQARILDKCEFYREIQNYGIPSDQLAVWSCIADHESHYDTSAVNHDSGDHGIVQISELYWCSTGGSPGGGCNKQCSDFENDDISDDMYCARAVFDEWQRLHGNGFLAWTTYQPYCAGDVSQYYC; this is encoded by the exons ATGTTGAAACTCGCAGTTCTCGCAGTGCTTGTGGCCTGTGCCCAAGCTAGAATCCTCGATAAATGCGAGTTTTACAGGGAGATCCAAAATTATGGCATCCCGTCCGACCAACTGGCCGTTTGGTCCTGCATTGCCGATCACGAATCGCACTACGACACCAGTGCAGTGAACCACGACAGCGGTGACCACG GTATTGTCCAGATTAGCGAGTTGTACTGGTGCAGCACCGGTGGTTCCCCGGGAGGCGGCTGCAACAAACAGTGCTCCGATTTTGAAAACGACGACATCTCAGACGATATGTATTGTGCCAGGGCCGTTTTTGATGAGTGGCAGCGCCTCCATGGCAACGGATTCCTTGCCTGGACCACATATCAACCTTACTGTGCTGGGGATGTCAGTCAGTATTATTGTTAA